GTCGCGGGCCGATCTAGTGGATGCCGCGACGCGCGACCAAATCCGCGCGACGGTGCAGCGTCATGCTCCGCAACCCATTTGGCTCGAAGCGAAGCATCGTCCGGCCGCGTTGCTCAATTCACTCGGCGAGTCCGCTCCCCTCATGGCGCTCACAACCGGGCGATGGGGCGCTTTCTGCGGAATCGGCAACCCGGAAGGATTTCGCCGCACGCTAGAAGACTGCGATTGCCAGCTCGCCGCCTGGCGAACTTTTCCGGACCATCACGCCTATGCCCGCGACGACGTCGAGAGTCTGGCGCAATGGGTGCGACAGGAGCAACTCACCGGGTTGGTTTGCACGCGCAAAGACCTGGTCAAGTTGGCGACCGATCGCCTGGGAGACGCGCCGCTCTGGGCGGTGCAAATCGGGTTAGAATTGACGCAGGGCGGCGAATTGCTGGAAGCGTGCTTGTCGCCAATCGCGAACGCAGCGTTGCAGTTTCACACGGACGACGATTGAATTCTTAGATCAAGCCAGGAGCATCGCGCGATGAAATCGGAACTTTACGCCGTCGAGCTGCGAACCGTCCGTTGGGAGGAGATGCTTGCCTGGTATCGCAAGAGGCTCGGCATGCGGGCGCTGATTCGCATTCCGGAAGAACAATACGCCCTGCTGGAAGCCGGCAACGCGCGCCTGGCGTTGATTGGCCGCGACGCGCCGGATGAAACTTCGGCCCGCTGGAGCCTGGCGCTCGAGTGCGATGATCTCGACGAAGCCCTGCGAGTCGTCGCCCCGGCCGGCGCCCGCATTCTCCGCAATTCGGAGGGCTACCAAGAACTGTTGGTACACGACCCGGACGGGAATCGAGTGCGCCTTTTCTCTTGGCCTGGCTAGTCAGTCGCGCTTCCGCTTGTTCGTTGAAATCGCCGCGAAAAGTACGACCAAGGCCACGATCGGCGTGAGCACAAGGCCGCCGATGATGAGCAATTCGATGGGCGAGATTCCGAACATACGATGGGCACTCCTTGGAAATCTAGTCCCGCGGCTTTTTGGAACCGGCCGCGACGATGATCATCGCGGCGACGCCACCCAAGAGGAGTGCTCCCGCGAGTACGGCGATCAACAGCATCCCGAACGACATCGTGGCTCCCATCGTCGATCCGCCAGTCCATTCTGAGCCGTAAACGCACAGCGACGCACCCACTCAGGAATTCGCTGGGCCGCGGTCGATATTGTACCTGGGATCGGAACAGCTAACATAAGTACGAGCGCATTTCACGCCCCGACTACCGCCGGTCGAATGAGGATTTCTCATGTCGCAGACGAAACAAGCCGACGCCGCGCCTTTGGCCAATTTGGATGAATGGGAAGACGACCTCAAGCGGCGTTACCCAGAGCCGGCTGAAGACGCCCCGACACGGCATTTCGTGGCCACCGATCCGGACAAAAAGGAAACACAATTCCGTGATTACAAGTCGGAAGCCCGGGCGAGCGTCAAGGAATTCTACCGGCTGAACCACACCCAGCAGACCGTCGATTTCGGCCGCGCCAAACGCGGCGAATACTTACCGCTCCGCAAGCGGCAGATGGGCATCTGGGAAGCGATTGACTTCCTCAATACGCTGATCGACGACAGCGACCCCGATACCGACGTGCCGCAAATTGAGCACCTGCTGCAGACCGCCGAGGCCATCCGCCGCGACGGCCATCCGCGCTGGTTCATTCTGACTGGGCTGATTCACGACCTGGGCAAAATCCTCTGCCTCTACGGCGAGCCCCAATGGGCGGTCGTTGGAGACACGTTCCCGG
This Planctomycetia bacterium DNA region includes the following protein-coding sequences:
- a CDS encoding inositol oxygenase family protein, translated to MSQTKQADAAPLANLDEWEDDLKRRYPEPAEDAPTRHFVATDPDKKETQFRDYKSEARASVKEFYRLNHTQQTVDFGRAKRGEYLPLRKRQMGIWEAIDFLNTLIDDSDPDTDVPQIEHLLQTAEAIRRDGHPRWFILTGLIHDLGKILCLYGEPQWAVVGDTFPVGCAWSDKIVFPEFFADSPDAKRPEYQTRAGIYEEGCGLDNVMLSWGHDEYLYQVVKDYLPEQALYMIRYHSFYPAHREHEYDHLMNDHDREMFHWVRAFNPYDLYTKSAERPDVPKLMPFYEELAAEFFPKVMNW
- a CDS encoding VOC family protein; this encodes MKSELYAVELRTVRWEEMLAWYRKRLGMRALIRIPEEQYALLEAGNARLALIGRDAPDETSARWSLALECDDLDEALRVVAPAGARILRNSEGYQELLVHDPDGNRVRLFSWPG